The Georgenia faecalis genome includes a window with the following:
- the alaS gene encoding alanine--tRNA ligase has product MRTAEIRTRWLDYYSERGHAVVPSAPLISPDPSILFTIAGMVPFIPYIIGTQPAPWPRAASVQKCIRTNDIEEVGKTTRHGTFFQMAGNFSFGDYFKEGAITYAWELLTSPLEAGGYGLDGDKMWVAIWDEDAEAEDIWRRQIGLPAERVQKQTRAENFWDTGQPGPAGPTSEIHYDRGPAYGPDGGPAVDVQGDRFLEIWNLVFDQYLRGEGRGKDYPLVRELDQKAIDTGLGLERLSFLLQGKENFYEIDEVYPVIAAAQEMSGRTYGLGRNSADVDDVRMRVVADHVRSALMLISDGVRPGNDGRGYVLRRIIRRAVRAMRLLGVDEPTLPVLLPASMGAMKGSYPELETHFSRISQVAYEEEEAFRRTLTAGTTILDTAVSAAKAQGARLSGDRAFALHDTYGFPIDLTLEIAAEQGVGVDEDGFRRLMTAQRERARADAAAKKAGHVDTGVYRDVLTRLGGEVPFLGYTDAVAEVTVAGLLVDGQPAPLATAPAEVEVVLDRTPFYAEAGGQLADQGTITLAGGAIIEVDDVQAPIKGLPVHRGRLTEGTVTLDEPGVARIDTARRHAIARAHTATHMVHKSLHEHLGDHATQAGSENAPSRLRFDFRHGAQVPATVLGEIEERVNTRLAEDLDVTDQVMDIDDALAAGAMALFGQKYGNRVRVVSIGGDWSRELCAGTHVASTGRLGLVTLLGEASIGSGVRRVDALVGAGAYEFQAKEHALVSQVTGLVGGRSEELPERITALMTKLKAAEKELGQLRQAQLLARAGEIAAGAHEVSGVRVVTADAGEVASPDAVRSLVLDVRSRLGDSAPAVVAVGAVSKARPLVVIATNAAARDAGVRAGALVRSAAQRLGGGGGGKDDLAQGGGTDAGALTATLAAVAEDVTATVGA; this is encoded by the coding sequence CGGTACCCAGCCCGCCCCGTGGCCCCGCGCGGCGAGCGTCCAGAAGTGCATCCGGACGAACGACATCGAGGAGGTCGGCAAGACCACCCGTCACGGCACGTTCTTCCAGATGGCCGGCAACTTCTCCTTCGGCGACTACTTCAAGGAGGGGGCGATCACCTACGCGTGGGAGCTCCTCACCTCCCCGCTCGAGGCCGGCGGCTACGGCCTCGACGGCGACAAGATGTGGGTGGCCATCTGGGACGAGGACGCCGAGGCGGAGGACATCTGGCGCCGCCAGATCGGCCTGCCCGCCGAGCGCGTGCAGAAGCAGACCCGCGCGGAGAACTTCTGGGACACCGGGCAGCCCGGGCCGGCCGGCCCCACCTCGGAGATCCACTACGACCGGGGCCCCGCCTACGGGCCCGACGGCGGTCCGGCGGTGGACGTCCAGGGCGACCGGTTCCTCGAGATCTGGAACCTCGTCTTCGACCAGTACCTGCGCGGCGAGGGCCGTGGCAAGGACTACCCCCTGGTCCGTGAGCTCGACCAGAAGGCGATCGACACCGGCCTCGGCCTGGAGCGGCTCTCCTTCCTGCTCCAGGGCAAGGAGAACTTCTACGAGATCGACGAGGTCTACCCGGTCATCGCCGCCGCGCAGGAGATGAGCGGGCGCACCTACGGCCTCGGCCGCAACTCGGCCGACGTCGACGACGTGCGCATGCGCGTGGTCGCCGACCACGTCCGCTCCGCCCTCATGCTCATCTCCGACGGCGTGCGCCCGGGCAACGACGGGCGCGGGTACGTCCTGCGCCGGATCATCCGCCGCGCCGTGCGCGCCATGCGCCTGCTCGGCGTCGACGAGCCGACGCTGCCCGTCCTGCTCCCGGCCTCGATGGGCGCCATGAAGGGCTCCTACCCCGAGCTGGAGACGCACTTCTCGCGGATCTCCCAGGTCGCCTACGAGGAGGAGGAGGCGTTCCGGCGCACCCTCACCGCGGGCACGACGATCCTCGACACCGCCGTCTCCGCCGCCAAGGCCCAGGGCGCGCGCCTCAGCGGCGACCGCGCCTTCGCGCTCCACGACACCTACGGCTTCCCCATCGACCTCACCCTCGAGATCGCCGCCGAGCAGGGCGTCGGCGTCGACGAGGACGGCTTCCGCCGGCTCATGACCGCCCAGCGCGAGCGCGCCCGCGCCGACGCCGCCGCGAAGAAGGCCGGGCACGTCGACACGGGCGTCTACCGCGACGTCCTCACGCGCCTCGGCGGGGAGGTGCCCTTCCTCGGGTACACCGACGCCGTCGCGGAGGTGACCGTCGCCGGCCTGCTCGTCGACGGGCAGCCCGCGCCGCTGGCCACGGCGCCCGCCGAGGTCGAGGTCGTCCTCGACCGCACCCCGTTCTACGCCGAGGCCGGCGGCCAGCTCGCCGACCAGGGCACCATCACCCTCGCCGGTGGCGCCATCATCGAGGTCGACGACGTCCAGGCGCCCATCAAGGGCCTGCCGGTGCACCGTGGGCGCCTCACCGAGGGCACCGTCACCCTCGACGAGCCCGGCGTCGCGCGCATCGACACCGCGCGCCGGCACGCCATCGCCCGCGCCCACACGGCGACCCACATGGTCCACAAGTCGCTCCACGAGCACCTCGGCGACCACGCCACGCAGGCCGGCTCGGAGAACGCACCGTCGCGGCTGCGGTTCGACTTCCGGCACGGCGCCCAGGTCCCGGCCACCGTCCTCGGGGAGATCGAGGAGCGCGTCAACACCCGTCTGGCGGAGGACCTCGACGTCACCGACCAGGTGATGGACATCGACGACGCCCTCGCCGCCGGCGCCATGGCGCTGTTCGGCCAGAAGTACGGCAACCGGGTGCGTGTGGTGTCCATCGGCGGGGACTGGTCGCGCGAGCTGTGCGCCGGAACCCACGTGGCCAGCACCGGCCGGCTCGGCCTCGTCACCCTCCTCGGTGAGGCGTCCATCGGTTCCGGCGTGCGCCGGGTCGACGCGCTCGTCGGGGCCGGCGCCTACGAGTTCCAGGCCAAGGAGCACGCCCTGGTCAGCCAGGTCACCGGGCTCGTCGGCGGGCGCTCCGAGGAGCTGCCCGAGCGCATCACCGCGCTCATGACCAAGCTCAAGGCGGCCGAGAAGGAGCTGGGCCAGCTCCGCCAGGCGCAGCTGCTCGCCCGGGCCGGCGAGATCGCCGCCGGGGCCCACGAGGTCTCCGGCGTCCGCGTGGTCACCGCCGACGCCGGTGAGGTCGCCTCCCCGGACGCCGTGCGCAGCCTCGTCCTCGACGTCCGCTCCCGCCTGGGGGACTCCGCCCCGGCGGTGGTCGCCGTCGGCGCCGTGAGCAAGGCCCGCCCCCTCGTGGTCATCGCCACGAACGCCGCGGCCCGCGACGCCGGCGTGCGCGCCGGCGCCCTCGTCCGTTCGGCCGCCCAGCGCCTCGGTGGCGGCGGTGGCGGCAAGGACGACCTCGCGCAGGGCGGTGGCACCGACGCCGGGGCGCTGACGGCCACGCTGGCCGCCGTCGCCGAGGACGTCACGGCGACGGTCGGCGCGTGA